The following proteins are co-located in the Trichormus variabilis 0441 genome:
- the acsF gene encoding magnesium-protoporphyrin IX monomethyl ester (oxidative) cyclase, translating into MVDSLKKPGFEEIRPGVKVPAKETLLTPRFYTTDFDEMARMDISVNEDELLAILEEFRTDYNRHHFVRDAEFEKSWDHIDGDTRRLFVEFLERSCTAEFSGFLLYKELGRRLKDKSPVLAECFNLMSRDEARHAGFLNKAMSDFNLSLDLGFLTKSRNYTFFKPKFIFYATYLSEKIGYWRYITIYRHLEAHPEDRIYPIFRFFENWCQDENRHGDFFDAIMKSQPQMLNDWKAKLWSRFFLLSVFATMYLNDIQRKDFYASIGLDARDYDIYVIKKTNETAGRVFPVILDVDSPEFYERLDICVENSEKLSAIASSNTPKFLQFFQKLPVLASTGWQLLRLYLMKPIDAVSAQGAAR; encoded by the coding sequence ATGGTAGATTCCCTAAAAAAACCAGGCTTTGAAGAAATCCGTCCGGGCGTTAAAGTCCCGGCAAAAGAAACTCTATTAACACCCCGGTTTTACACCACTGATTTTGATGAGATGGCACGGATGGACATCTCCGTCAATGAAGACGAGTTACTAGCCATTCTGGAAGAATTCCGGACTGACTATAACCGCCATCACTTTGTTCGGGATGCCGAGTTTGAAAAATCCTGGGATCACATTGACGGGGATACTCGCCGCTTGTTCGTAGAATTTCTCGAACGGTCTTGTACAGCAGAATTCTCCGGCTTTTTGCTTTACAAAGAACTCGGTCGCCGTTTGAAAGATAAAAGCCCAGTTTTGGCAGAGTGCTTTAACCTCATGTCACGGGACGAAGCGCGTCATGCAGGCTTTTTGAACAAAGCGATGTCAGACTTTAACCTGTCTCTTGACTTAGGGTTTTTAACTAAGAGCCGTAACTATACCTTCTTTAAGCCAAAATTCATTTTCTACGCTACCTACCTTTCAGAAAAGATTGGTTACTGGCGCTATATCACCATTTATCGCCACTTGGAAGCACATCCAGAAGACAGAATTTATCCAATTTTCCGGTTCTTTGAGAACTGGTGTCAGGATGAAAACCGTCACGGAGATTTCTTTGATGCCATCATGAAATCTCAGCCACAAATGTTGAACGACTGGAAGGCGAAACTGTGGAGTCGTTTCTTCCTGTTGTCGGTGTTTGCGACGATGTATCTCAATGATATTCAACGTAAAGACTTCTACGCTTCCATCGGTTTAGATGCACGAGATTACGACATCTACGTGATTAAGAAGACCAATGAAACCGCAGGTAGAGTATTTCCAGTAATTCTGGATGTGGATAGCCCAGAATTTTACGAACGCTTAGATATATGTGTTGAGAATAGCGAAAAATTGAGTGCGATCGCTAGCTCTAATACTCCTAAGTTCCTGCAATTCTTCCAGAAATTACCAGTATTAGCATCTACTGGCTGGCAATTATTACGCCTGTACTTGATGAAACCAATTGATGCTGTTTCTGCCCAAGGCGCAGCGCGTTAA
- a CDS encoding ATP-grasp domain-containing protein, with the protein MLILLWGLPEDSPLAAVYSELISLGIPTILLNQRDILATEIELFVGESVQGVLRTPQQTIDLSAVTAAYIRPYDSRRLPQIEQAGIHSLAWQQAIAIDDTLLCWSEITPALVINRPAAMAPNGSKPYQLEQIRQLGFQIPATLVTTDPKAVQAFWQQHGNIIYKSISGIRSKVSRLNPEHLERLANVSWCPTQFQQYIPGRDYRVHVVGTEVFASEVISPADDYRYVAQNEESTVIRPGEIPQEVEAKCLVLAQAINLPLCGIDLRQTPEGEWYCFEVNPSPGFTYYEYATSQPISRAIAHLLAAGKIDTAITEKHGSKLPKITVSNT; encoded by the coding sequence ATGTTGATTTTGTTGTGGGGACTTCCTGAGGATTCACCTTTAGCCGCCGTTTACTCAGAATTGATAAGTCTGGGCATTCCCACCATACTGCTGAACCAACGAGATATTTTAGCAACAGAAATTGAATTATTTGTGGGGGAATCAGTGCAAGGTGTGCTTCGGACTCCACAGCAAACAATTGACCTGAGTGCAGTCACGGCTGCTTACATTCGCCCCTACGACTCACGTCGCCTACCCCAAATAGAACAAGCTGGTATCCATAGTTTAGCTTGGCAGCAGGCGATCGCGATCGATGATACTTTGTTATGTTGGTCGGAAATAACCCCAGCCTTGGTAATTAACCGTCCCGCCGCGATGGCTCCTAATGGTTCCAAACCCTACCAACTAGAGCAGATTCGTCAGCTAGGCTTCCAGATTCCGGCAACCTTAGTGACTACAGACCCCAAGGCTGTGCAAGCCTTTTGGCAACAACATGGCAATATTATTTACAAGTCCATCAGTGGTATTCGCAGCAAAGTCTCCCGCCTCAACCCAGAACATCTAGAACGCCTGGCCAATGTATCCTGGTGTCCGACTCAGTTCCAGCAGTATATCCCTGGTAGAGATTATCGAGTTCATGTAGTGGGTACAGAAGTTTTTGCTAGTGAAGTGATTTCCCCAGCCGATGATTATCGTTATGTAGCCCAAAATGAAGAGTCTACAGTTATCCGCCCTGGTGAAATTCCCCAAGAGGTAGAAGCAAAATGTCTGGTCTTAGCTCAAGCCATCAACTTACCCCTTTGCGGTATAGATTTACGCCAAACACCAGAAGGTGAATGGTACTGCTTTGAAGTCAATCCTTCCCCTGGGTTTACCTACTATGAATATGCTACCAGTCAACCGATTAGTAGAGCGATCGCTCATTTACTCGCAGCAGGTAAAATAGATACGGCAATTACTGAAAAGCACGGGAGCAAATTACCAAAAATCACCGTCAGCAACACTTAA
- a CDS encoding pentapeptide repeat-containing protein: MPANKTDKLWRWLIGITVIFAVTIAVILFASSNPQGLTIQQKLQSRNQALTITAIIFLGLGVMINAYYAAKRVDVIIKSALAAEKNLEISIQNAKLSEDRLISERLMTAVTQLGHDKIETRTGAIYVLEKVAQDFPQEHWTVIEILTAFIRENASVREEQEQKEDESQLTPLGRYKQGERRTTQLRLNVHEESPKIRRDIQVALTVVGRRNYLQEEGDKRLDLRNINLRRVELLGANLQRADLRGCDFRGADLRGCDFSGANLEGAELAGSILFEANFLKANLQGANIQGANLNRAELGGANLRGANLMGASLRAANLPGANLYKVNLQHAILKLANLSGAKLFLANLQGAKLGKANLYLCGLIGANLQGANLNGANLAEANLNAAKLQQTEMLFADFTEASLTEADLCKANLMGANLQRASLYQANLSQCNLVGANLSDTNFCDVKLAGAILTGVKNLKPQQVSIAIGDRTTRLPDNVEIPIHWRQSS, encoded by the coding sequence ATGCCTGCTAATAAGACAGACAAATTATGGCGTTGGTTGATTGGCATAACCGTGATATTTGCCGTTACTATAGCTGTGATTTTATTTGCATCTTCCAATCCTCAAGGGTTGACCATACAGCAAAAATTACAATCTAGAAATCAAGCACTAACAATTACTGCCATCATTTTTTTGGGCTTGGGTGTAATGATTAATGCTTACTATGCAGCCAAGCGCGTAGATGTCATTATTAAAAGTGCTTTGGCTGCTGAAAAAAATTTAGAAATCAGCATTCAAAATGCCAAACTATCTGAAGATAGATTAATTTCAGAACGTCTGATGACTGCTGTTACCCAGCTTGGACACGACAAAATTGAAACCCGCACAGGGGCAATTTATGTGTTAGAAAAAGTCGCCCAAGATTTTCCCCAAGAACACTGGACAGTTATCGAAATTCTGACAGCATTTATTCGAGAGAATGCTTCTGTTCGAGAAGAACAAGAGCAAAAGGAAGATGAATCACAGCTAACCCCCCTGGGTCGGTATAAGCAAGGCGAGCGCCGAACAACACAGTTGCGCTTGAATGTTCATGAAGAATCACCAAAAATCCGTAGGGATATTCAAGTGGCTCTGACGGTTGTGGGTAGACGTAACTACTTACAAGAGGAGGGAGATAAACGACTTGATTTGCGTAATATTAATCTCAGGCGAGTAGAACTATTGGGAGCAAATTTACAACGAGCGGACTTACGGGGTTGTGATTTTCGCGGAGCAGATTTGCGGGGTTGTGATTTCAGTGGAGCAAATCTTGAGGGTGCAGAACTGGCTGGTTCTATTCTGTTTGAGGCTAATTTTTTGAAAGCAAATTTGCAAGGTGCAAACATACAAGGCGCAAATTTGAATCGTGCGGAACTTGGTGGTGCAAATTTACGCGGTGCTAATCTTATGGGTGCAAGTCTGCGTGCAGCTAACTTGCCAGGTGCTAATCTTTATAAAGTCAATTTGCAACACGCAATATTGAAATTGGCTAATCTTTCTGGTGCAAAGCTGTTCTTAGCTAACCTACAAGGAGCCAAACTTGGTAAGGCTAACTTATATCTTTGTGGTCTCATTGGCGCAAATTTACAGGGTGCAAATCTCAACGGTGCTAATCTTGCTGAAGCGAATTTAAATGCAGCTAAGTTACAACAAACAGAGATGTTATTTGCTGACTTCACTGAGGCCAGTTTGACGGAAGCAGATTTGTGTAAAGCCAATTTGATGGGAGCAAATTTACAAAGAGCCAGCCTCTATCAAGCCAATCTTTCTCAGTGCAATCTCGTAGGGGCTAACCTATCTGATACTAACTTTTGTGATGTTAAATTAGCCGGAGCAATTCTCACAGGAGTCAAAAATTTAAAACCTCAACAAGTTAGTATTGCCATAGGCGATCGCACGACTCGCTTACCTGATAATGTGGAAATACCAATACATTGGCGACAATCCAGTTAA
- a CDS encoding pentapeptide repeat-containing protein produces the protein MLTMIFNVYRTVAGKIQHNNLIENLIDRIVFSGQKKIACGERNSITQRLQEAIRDLHHNQTIETRLKAIYELKQIAHDYPKQHWLIMEVLSNFIHNCANNISSAQLTSSIDAEIQAALTVIAHRDTTQDPENQQLDLSHIDIAGANLSKANLENANLYRVNLAGANLLQANLCGAILTAANLSGANLAGANLSGSILSAANLVGANLTGANLAGANLYLANLQEVILHEAIFNGANLREAKFTTADTSNR, from the coding sequence ATGTTAACCATGATTTTTAATGTTTATCGTACAGTTGCAGGAAAGATACAACACAACAATTTAATAGAGAATCTCATTGATAGGATAGTTTTTTCTGGTCAAAAAAAGATCGCCTGTGGTGAGCGGAATAGCATCACCCAACGCTTACAAGAAGCTATAAGAGACTTGCACCACAATCAAACAATAGAAACCAGGCTCAAAGCCATTTATGAGTTAAAGCAAATAGCCCATGATTATCCAAAACAGCACTGGCTAATCATGGAAGTTCTCAGTAATTTTATCCACAATTGTGCTAATAATATCTCGTCCGCACAGCTAACATCATCAATTGATGCAGAAATTCAAGCTGCTTTAACTGTGATTGCTCATAGGGATACAACGCAAGACCCAGAAAATCAACAATTAGATTTGAGCCATATCGATATAGCGGGAGCGAATCTCAGCAAAGCCAATCTAGAAAACGCGAATCTCTATCGTGTTAATCTCGCTGGTGCAAATTTATTACAAGCCAATCTCTGTGGGGCAATTTTAACCGCCGCCAACCTTTCTGGTGCTAACTTAGCTGGGGCAAATTTATCTGGCTCCATCCTTAGTGCTGCAAACCTAGTCGGTGCAAATCTCACGGGGGCAAATTTGGCAGGAGCAAATTTATATTTAGCTAATTTACAGGAAGTAATTTTACATGAGGCAATATTTAACGGGGCAAATCTACGAGAAGCAAAATTTACTACGGCCGACACTTCTAATAGATAA
- a CDS encoding FAD-dependent oxidoreductase: protein MLQNLQPLTHNLVLIGGGHTHAIVLRMFGMKPLSGVRLTLITPSVETPYSGMLPGHISGVYNHDECHINLQRLANFAQAQLYIDTAVDLDLKNYKVICASHQAVDFDLLSIDIGSTPATMSVSGAAEYAVPAKPVSQLLEHWYQMLDSVVQKPQINRSIAIAGGGAGGVELALSMQAHLHRIFKQAQQPLSNLEIHLFHRQAELMSHHHPSVQRQVKQVLMARGVKLHLKETVSHIAPSTDTQDEELLEVQCESGIKVNCHKIFWVTQASAPQWLKATGLATDERGFILVEDTLQSPTHPEVFAAGDIATMIHHPRPKAGVFAVRQGKPLFDNLRRKLRGQPLKPYKPQQQYLSLIGTGDKRAIATKGCITLPPHQLCWQWKDWLDRRFMQQFP, encoded by the coding sequence ATGCTGCAAAATTTACAGCCACTTACGCATAATTTAGTACTAATTGGTGGAGGTCATACTCATGCTATTGTACTCAGAATGTTTGGCATGAAACCTCTATCTGGAGTACGTTTAACTTTAATTACTCCGTCCGTTGAAACACCATACTCTGGAATGTTACCAGGACATATTAGCGGTGTTTACAACCATGATGAATGCCATATTAACTTGCAAAGATTAGCTAACTTTGCTCAAGCGCAATTGTATATTGATACAGCAGTTGACCTGGATTTGAAAAACTACAAGGTGATTTGTGCTAGTCATCAGGCAGTAGATTTCGACTTGCTGTCTATCGATATTGGAAGCACTCCAGCCACAATGTCTGTATCCGGTGCAGCAGAATATGCAGTTCCGGCTAAACCAGTGTCGCAATTACTAGAACATTGGTATCAGATGCTAGATAGTGTAGTTCAAAAACCGCAAATCAACAGGAGTATTGCGATCGCCGGCGGTGGTGCAGGTGGTGTAGAATTGGCACTATCAATGCAGGCGCATCTACACCGCATCTTCAAACAAGCCCAACAACCCCTAAGTAATCTGGAAATTCATTTATTTCATCGCCAAGCCGAACTGATGTCCCATCATCACCCATCAGTGCAACGTCAAGTCAAACAAGTTCTCATGGCACGGGGTGTTAAGCTTCACTTGAAGGAAACAGTTTCTCACATTGCACCCTCTACCGACACCCAAGACGAAGAACTATTAGAAGTTCAATGTGAATCTGGCATCAAAGTAAATTGCCATAAAATTTTTTGGGTAACCCAAGCCTCAGCCCCCCAATGGTTAAAAGCCACAGGATTAGCCACCGATGAGAGGGGCTTTATTTTAGTTGAGGACACATTACAATCGCCCACACACCCAGAGGTATTTGCAGCTGGTGACATCGCCACAATGATTCATCATCCCCGCCCAAAAGCAGGGGTATTTGCTGTACGCCAAGGTAAACCCTTATTCGACAACCTCAGGCGGAAATTAAGGGGACAACCGCTCAAACCCTACAAACCACAGCAACAATATTTAAGTTTAATTGGTACAGGTGACAAACGAGCGATCGCTACCAAAGGTTGTATCACTTTACCACCCCATCAATTATGCTGGCAATGGAAGGACTGGCTTGACCGTCGCTTTATGCAGCAATTCCCATGA